CAGGGTGTGTTATCCACTGTAGCTACACAACAATACAACACAATAGACAGacccagatttgtgggaaggccacaaaggcccgggcctaggccgGCAGAGTTTCAGGGGCGACATGCCCACTTGGCACATTGTCAGGGAGCACTACCTGCTACTGCACCTGTATTAAACCTCCTGTCCCGGCACGGCTCCTGTTTATCTTGTAGGCACGTGCACTTATGCACAGGGAAGGGGGGGCAGCTTAGAATGGAAGCACAGGCTGGCCTAGGGGCACATaaataaatccggccctgacaatAGATTGAACTGAACTGTTAATTTTACTGGCAAATCACACTAAGGATGATTTGGACTGTTGAGCTCTTCTAGTCTATAAAAGGCCAACCTGGCAGGTTAAGTTGGGACCAGACAATGAAAGCTACAAAATAGACATTTTGCAGAGCTACAGGGCACAACAAGGGACCATTTATTCCCCACAGCAAATTATTCTTTGCAATGAGAAAAGGGTGTGGCTGCTTGGCCAGGATGGGTCAGTTAAGCCcaccccattaaaggagaaggaaaggctaataaagagttaatctcaagctgcagacataccttcagttctctcaatagtgcccttaagtctccccatatttctcctgttcagatgatcagaagccaaacaggaagaaaaaatgctgagctgtgtaaagaaagttcccataatgcctcactcctgcacagacacccagaccaagtgaacatgctcagttagtaagactaaggggcacatttactaacccacgaatccgaatccgaattggaaaaattccgattgaaatacgaacattttgcgtcttttttcgtattttttgcgattttttcggcacctttacgacttttcggtaattgtcgtgactttttcgttaccaatacgatttgcgcgaaaaaacgcgagtttttcgtagccattacgatgcgctcgtatcttgtcgcgactttttcgtattgagcgctcgtaagcggcgggtgaaactttcaaggcccaaggaaagtctcccatagggctcaatggcactctgcagctccaacccggcccaaggaaagtctctcatagggctcaatggcactctgcagctccaacccggcccaaggaaagtctcccatagggctcaatggcactctgcagctccaacccggcccaaggaaagtctcccatagggctcaatggcactctgcagctccaacctggcccaaggaaagtctcccatagggctcaatggcactctgcagctccaacccggcccaaggaaagtctcccatagggctcaatggcactctgcagctccaacctggcccaaggaaagtctcccatagggctcaatggcactctgcagctccaacccggcccaaggaaagtctcccatagggctcaatggcactctgcagctccaacctggcccaaggaaagtctcccatatgctcaatggcactctgcagctccaacccggcccaaggaaagtctcccatagggctcaatggcactctgcagctccaacccggcccaaggaaagtctcccatagggctcaatgggtctcacatagggctcaatggcactctgcagctccaacccggcccaaggaaagtctcccatagggctcaatggcactctgcagctccaacctggcccaagaaaagtcaccatactgaagcttgaatgaatccaaatttttcgtactcggcgtgaaggctACTAAACAGTCGTGACTTTTcccgcaagtagtaacgctacgaaaaaaatcgccaaattttgcgcaacattcggaatggtaatgaaaaagtcgcgacaattttccgaaaaatcgccaaataccgatcattacgaaaaaaaaccaATCGGACGCAATCGGCCCGTTCgggagtaagtaaatgtgcccctatgagtcagcttcctgctgattggctcagatccacattcctaagggggggagtgaggagagagcagagaacagaaagctgagtgtctgtggcacaggaattacagacacaagaaatcttttgagagggaacttagtgcagcgtttctaaaagctgtataataaacatTCGGCAGCCGGCAGTGTTAGTTATGTGCCAAGAGCGGCCTGAACCCGTGGGTTAATCGGCCCGTACATCACTACTGCCTGCCTGCTTGTGTGATTAGGAATTCCAaaactgaagaaaacaagataaatatcatttataaagtctaagtaaagtttattttgcctgattaGCACAAAAGAAGcctatttggaattatttcttactattggatggtttaaatgatgtttaagcATCAGTtggaaataatgaataataataaataaataatttttataataataaattagaatAATAAACCCACTAATCAGACATGCCACAATTCAAATACCTGATACAAAATATTAGCTcaaaataatgagaaaaatatTACCTTGAATGACTATGGGCCCTACACGCAGCGTGTTTTGGGTTTCAAGTGTTTCACTCCGCAAACCAGTTCTTGGGCAGGTCTGTAATTCAGAGGAATATTAAACAGTCAATATAAACGCAAACCAGACAgtctggggcatatttactaagcaattttgagaaaaagttgatttttttaaattcatattaaATTTACTAAATTTAaaatttagttaactttttttggcaGGTTTGAACTGTCGAGTACGATTCagtcctatggaggtttagaatagcagaggaatagactagtcagtgacagcctgtccttgacacattttcaaggggaagttaataccatcattgctttctatttcacacagtttcaaagggaaattaatcccaccattgttttctatttcgcacattttcaatgggaagttaatcacatcattattttctatttcactcagtttcaagtgaaacttaaatacattattgttttccaagaatgagtgtcAATGCTcaggaaatggctgctggagcaatttctgtttgggaaaaatagagAGGACTCATTGAAACGAACGTCCGTTTAAaaaaaggagtcggccaggaacgtacggagacacaagggaagagatgtagtaaggagcagaggaatggagggctttgaaggttaagagaaggagtttgtaagttattctttgtttaatagggagccacgataaggactttactctcctggatgagaggaggataattctggcagcagtgtttaatatagactgtagggggaaagatgggagttagggaggctgattagtagcaggttacagtagtcaagtcgggataggatgagagcatgcatgagcagcctagctgttgcagttgAAAGAACAgcttgcctgcttgctgtgattgtgtaattccaagactgaagattTAAATTATTGATATAGTATAAGTGAAGTTTaatttacttgacaaacacaacaaaaataaatttggaattatttgttaggatggcaggtcccctttaataatatatgATGGATCAGTCGGGGTTTCTAACAACAATGAATTAAATTGTTTCAAAAATTATAAGCGCACTGAGAACTTCCCAGAGAGGGATTCAACTGTCAGGCTGAACTGGGATGCATTTTTGGACGTTATGTTAGCATTTTCTTGATCTGAAAGTTATATAGATTGAATCAACTctttagggtcggactgggccccggtcctagtgggccccagcggccagGGAAGATGGGGGACCCTGCTGGGGGTTAGGGGAGCCCctgtggggggcaggggggttaggttaggggacgcggctggtgggggcacctgcagggtccctggggaGGGAGCCACGgggggccctgcaacccccagtccgaccctgcaaccCTTTATTTAGGTGTCTACGTGCAGCAGCCTCCCAGGTTCTCATATTAACACACAAGATTCAAATGTCTGAATTTTTTAATTAACTACAGAAGTAGAAATGGCAGTTGGGGCATTTGCCATTTACTTACAGGTGAACACAATAAATTCTTCTCACAGAGATAAACCTCGCAGTGCAGGAAGACCGTCATATAGCCACCAATAAATTCGAACATTTGTACAGAAAACTGTGCTTCACTTGCGATACCATTAGCAGCCACACTGACAGTGCCATCGTTTGTATTAGGGCATCTGCAAAACAATGGGATGAATTTTATTGTAGGGTGAACAATTCTATATTTTGGTAGACTAAATTGCTCAAAGGATGGGGGTCACCATCCGAGACAtgctaaaaataaacttttttaatgAATGACCTTAGCTTGTCTTAACTTACCCATCCTCAATGATGAAATACTTTGTTGGGTGATAAATATTATTTGTAGGGGTGGCAAAGCAATTTTTCAATACAATGTGGAACAATGATTGATTTTCTTCGATAAATACTCCAACGTACAGCTTCGATTTTGTTGATATTTTAACGAATGGTTCTTCGTATGGTGTGCTGTACCCTGGATCCTTGTACAAAGCCATGGCCACTGTAATTTGTCCATTGCCGTCAATGTCCATGTATAGTTTGCTACAGAAATGACAGTAATATATGTTAGCTTATACATACAAGGATACACATAAGGGGTTGGTTACTATTACCCCAGATGCCACCCCTTAGTACTTTTACAAAAACACTTTCATGTAAGATTTGcctgcactctgcacctagcaCTGTATTAGAAATGTGGTGCTAGATGCAATTCCAGCATTGTTAGGAACAAGGCAGcctatccttactgcctgccatagggctgGTATGGAGTACAGTGCTCCTCTGTGGCCTTCGCCCACACATACTCCCAATACTCTCCAACTTGAGTTATGCCTATGTGCCTTCCCCACCCACTCACCATGAATACAGTGATGCCAAATGCTGCCAACTCTGTATCCATTGGACACATGCATGTCTCTGAGATCCATTTTGAAACACAGAGATCTACAGCAGTTCAAAAAAGTGCAGTTTTTGtccatattttgcactttgcaatgtaccctgcactttgtaaatgacccctatagattAATTCTGTCTTTTGATTTGATTTAGTTTTTGCAGTAGGAGCCAATGTAGATTATCAGTtctaaaatgaaatacatttcatatatacatttttgcattcCATATTTGTTAAATGTGTATTCATTTattgctactacaggtatgggactcattatccagaatgctcgggatctggggttttctggataaggggtctttccgtaattcggatctcctacctttagtctactaaaaaaatatttaaacagtaggattgttttgcctccaataagggttaattatatcttagttgagatcaaggttctgttttattattacagagaaaaaggaaaccatttttaaaaatgttaattatttgattacagtggagcctatgggagatggcctttccgtcattcggaactttctggataaggggtccaatacctgtattatgagAAGTAATTTGATAATTGTTGCGTCTATTTTTCATGttcatgtatgggatctgttatccagaatgttcgggaccaggggttttccagataagagatatttccgaaatttgaatctccataacttaagtcaactaaaaaaatcatttaaacattcaataaacccaataggattgttttggctccaataaggggtaattatatcttagttgggatcaagtacaggtactgttttattattacagagaaaagggaatcatttaaccattaaataaacccaataggactgttctgcccccaataaggggtaattatatcttagttgggatcatgtacaggtactgttttattattacagagaaaaaggaaatcatttaaccattaaataaacccaatagggctgttctgcccccaataaggggtaattatatcttagttgggatcatgtacaggtactgttttattattacagagaaaaaggaaatcatttaaccattaaataaacccaatagggctgttctgcccccaataaggggtaattatatcttagttgggatcaagtacaggtactgttttattattacagagaaaagggaattatttaaccattaaataaacccaatagggctgttctgcccccaataaggggtaattatatcttagttgggatcaagtacaggtactgttttattattacagagaaaagggaatcatttaaccattaaataaacccaatagggctgttctgcccccaataaggggtaattatatcttagttgggatcaagtacaggtactgttttattattacagagaaatacatATCTCATCTTTATATCACAAATAACTCTGACTCCCTGTGTTGATTTATATCTAGTTCATTACTTATTTGTATTTTCCACCATGTTGTCCTTTAACTGAGGAAGCTTTAGGGGCTCTATAAATACTATATAAGTCTATAATACAGTAATGATAGTAATAGCAATAGAAAGACTGTAGATAAAGATATGAAGCAGGAAAAGAACAGGTAAACTGAAATGAAAAATGGATCATAACAAGGAAATGGTTTGCCCATTTTATGTTGTAAAGATAAGTGGTAGCAGTGGAGATTATAAGAAGATATCCCATTAGAAGGAAGAGATAgtaataatattataaaataagaCCTGAGGTCAGGCATCAAGCCGGTTTCAAGAGATACATTCATATTCAGAGGATAACTGCATTTAACATTCACAAAAATTTCTTCTCTGTAAATAACCTGTGATGCATCAGGAACCAAGTGAATTGTGTTCCCATATGTCACCATATCATCagttttctgtaaataaaataaaagcataaaCATTTCTATATTGAATGTTATTTATGTATCtacattatatgtatatacattattCAGTCTACATATGATTGCATAGCAATTTAGACATGGAAATTatgtgaaaataaatataattctgCAGAGGCAATGAGTTTAACATTCATCTCAGTATTTCACCTGACTGGAACAAATGTCACTGAACAAGGATATAACTTGAATAATAGAAATAGAATAGTTGAATAATAGAAAAGCTAACTCTGTGGGCCTTATTTATTAATGTCTCCGGACACAAGCGCTAGAGAGGGATGCAAACTCTTGCCCCCTTGGTGCTCAGTCAGaaagcacttgcatccagggaaCAGGTGGAGGTCCTTAACTCATGCAAGTTAGGGATAGGTATGTGGCTGGAGTGGTTATGCCTACATGTCTCATCCTTtcttctcatgaatacagtggtgATAAAcgtaggcagcactgtattcactggaAATGCAGAGTAACTTGTACTACATgcctgcacaggtactgatggTGAGGCAAGattaaaagtgtaaaaaaacatggtagcttgcatctattttttgcactttgcaccctgccctgccatCAGCAAATAAGCCCTAACTCTGTAATCTCTACCACTATAGGCACAATGATAGGATTTCTGAAATTCCTTATTGAaaatttgatttttcacaagCATGGCAATATATAGCTATTGAATAATCTAATTTTTTAAATGCTGCATTATGTTCTTATCTCGTTCTGCTATATAGGATATAGTAGTCAACAAGCCATATAAAAACTAAACGGATATAGTAGTCAACAAGCCATAGAAAAATAAAGCGGATATAGTAGCCAACAAGCCATAGAAAAATAAAGTGGATATAGTAGCCAACAAGTCATAGAAAAATAAAGCGGATATAGTAGCCAACAAGCCATAGAAAAATAAAGCGGATATAGTAGCCAACAAGCCATAGAAAAATAAAGTGGATATACAGTAATAGCCAACAAGCCATAGAAAAATAAAGCAGATATACAGTAGTAGGCAACAAGCCATAGAAAAATAAAGCGCATAGGCGGatggtgatttttttatttgccgATGCTAAAATGTTGCATATCTATATGCAATGACAGTTACCCCACTCATACAGAAAAGCATTTTTTACATGCGTTTTCCTGCGCTGGATCTTGCATGTGTTTCAGTGCAGGGGAACACAAAAAGAACCGcaggcctgtatttcctatatgacTGTAGTCACTGTGGCACAGGGAAGCgtggaatgcaggtggaatgcaacttgcTGTGTTAGGAGCTTCCCTGTGCCACACAGAGTACAGCCTAATAGGGTATATAggcctgcatttcttcctgtgctgaaacacatgaaagatccagcacagggaaatGCTGGGAAAAACACTGTAAGAGCCatgaacaatttttaaaaaatgttgtcacaCACATACATTGACAACTTTAAAATACTAAAGTAAAAATGCAGCTTGGAGCAGTTAGggtgacagaaaaaaaacattcattttttggtggcattggtcctttacagctgaatttcctagaaagattaatcataaaaaaaaaactattcatcttcagacaggggtgtttctggggtctatgctgccctgaggcagcctttcaGATGCCGTCTCCCtcgcagaggtgtgaagagggggccacattgctagtactgaGTTGAAAATGcgatttaaaatctgaatttcagttcttaaagctaccaggagcagctttttgctgcccatagtaccttgcaggcttatggcaggggtgcccctgtcttcagaatatccagctattgctgatctgtaactgctttcagtcttttactgccattggcattggtctgatatctagtgggctcccatagttaatatcacaagcatcaggaatgtgtatcaattgacttcttattgcgagtggaaagaaactgatttttcctgtgatagttgctttcagctgccatagacatctcagttccactaactgtggcagggacaatccaggcaggcaatttcatagctggtattATAAATCATTAGAGGATTGGTAAGGGAAAGGTAAATGTAGGCACTGAAAAAGTAACGGCTCTCAAGCTGCCCGCGCAGCTTGCCTGGCCGGGACAAGGGTATGTAGGTTAAGcgacttgtccaaggtcacaaggtgcacctagggtggaatcgaacccGAGTCGCAGTGGATCACCACACTGAAGGCtgattccctaaccactaggctatctgagtcctcccacttgtaggaggatcttttcgttctgttgtcttagatatgacagtTGGTGCGTCCTAACTGTGTGAAAGAAACAttcagggttaaagccggctgcttgcagcaagacctgtatgagtagggggactgttacataagtAAGGGGGACTGTAAATaagtagagagaatgaatctggaaactgtgctgcactattcataacataaaaataggcacaacatctatttgaaaagtgtttgatctgaaagcaggtgcttgtatggCTATCCAAGCTGgagccaataaagccctatgtgggttatatgagagactttccacaGAATGCTGGCTGGAAACACAGAGAAAACACTTGTCtgtacaatttttgttttttttcaattttgtcacacacatacattgacaactttaaaatactgaagtaaaaatgcagtttggagcagaaaAAAACCATTCATGTtttggtggcattggtcctttacagctgaaaTTTGTTTTTAACTCTATTCAGTTCTAGAACACTTAATATGAGATTAATTCTAAACCAACATCTGCCTTACAATCAACTCCCAGCAGTCATTTTTAAGTTCTACAGACCTGGCAGAACTTACATCTGGCATTTTCtgtcaactcccagccagtccagCCATTATCAGCTTAATATCTCCAGTTCCAAAACTTAAGCCCCCCCGCAATAACCAATTCCAGCTGAACATATCTCCCCTAAGCCTTAACagagttcatatttctagcaccccaatcctttatcactccctatcatttcctagaaagGTTAATCTAGATAGCCCCAAAAGAATCAGTTTCCACCTCAGACTTAACTCTTGGGTGTACTTCTAATTTATATGAGCTGAACATTAGATCTATTACAGCTATGTAAAACTTTGCTCCTACAGTTCCGatatagtataaaaataaatgatatataaaggaatatatgtGTGCTTATCTTACTAATAAGGTAAAGCAGCACCTTCTCCAGCTCTCTGCATTGCTTTCCCTCAGTTATTTCAGCTCCGTGTAGCCTCTGCTGGGCAGGCTAATGTTACACTGGGAAGGAAGGCAGGGAAGAGTAGCAGACTATGAGCAGAAACTAAGGAAGATTGTACTTAGCCTGAAAGGTGGAATACATTAAGGCTGGATTATTATTGCCTTATACTTGCACCCCTTCACATCACAACCCTCCTTTCCCCACACAGCCCTGCTACTGATACGCTGATGTCTGATCTTAACCTGCAACCTCCCTCACGTTCCATTTTCAGTTACAAACTTGTACAGCattatattgcaaacaagttcaggtAAATTTACAAAGGActtaggtttggggaggcttagcctccctaaGCTTTCATTAAAATCCACCTATGATAAAGCGGATATAGTAGCCAACAAGCCATAGAAAAATAAAGCAGATATACTGTAGTAGTCAAGACCAACTCCTTACCTACTATATGGCCAATAAAAGCAGTCAACTGTCTATAGCCACTAACTTtaatataatgatattaaaaGGTGGTGTATCTGAATACCAGATCAACATTACCGGTAAGTGATACTCAACCAATTCAATCATTACATCAgtttaaaaacagaaattttGTTAAAACAAATCATAAATATTTGGCATACATACAGTTATTATGTTTCGACATTCTGCCATTCCGTTCTGCCATCTCACTGTTACTGTGTCACTGCTGTGCAGAAGCTCGGCACACGTACTGTACTTTAGGCGTATGTTGGGAATATCCACATTCCAGGCTAAGAGTTCGCTTTTCTGGAAAGTGACTTCAGTATATGTTGATCCACAGGACAATGTGGGAGATATGTCTAAAGCACCACCATAAGAAGGAAGGAGAATATTATGCTTCTGCAAACACACTTTCACTTacaaaaaggcaatcattttaatGTATATGATTAGAAGTATGAAAGGAAAAGTACATTCTTTATTTCACTTGCTTCATGGAGGATTATATTTTATGAATAAGCCTTTTATTGAGCAATACTGctgtaaaggggttgtttacataAATTGACTTTTGACATAATGTAGAAAGGGATATTCCAAGACAAactgcaattggttttaatttgttttcatttgtggCCCGGGGGAGCTGGGATGGGGATCTGGTCTGGTGGGCCCAACGGGTATTTTCCTGTTGCCCCGCTGGCCTAGTCCAACCCTACTTTTAAGTAAATTAATGAAGGAACTACCATCGTCATGGCCATGGTGTTCTCACCACTGATATCGCTTATGTGGATCTACTTCTAAACTGAAGgattcattttacatttatgaCGTTTGAAGAATACTCCACTCCAAAACATATTGTGCAGTAGGTTTACTAAGTCAAGGGTTAACACATGTGTAAGTGCTATAACAAATACTAATACATCCTTTCTACATAACTGTTTTACCTCGCTCATAACTGGCTGCCTTTGGTTACCTTTCCAGTCTCTCAGAGTCTAAAAAGGTGAAAATGTAGAAAAGTTCACAAATGGAAATTATATTTTACTTGCTGTCTGGTAAGAAGGACCAGGGTGGTTATGTTGATAATTCTTAACTTATCTTAAATAAAGCTTTGCTACTGTTTTACA
The genomic region above belongs to Xenopus tropicalis strain Nigerian chromosome 9, UCB_Xtro_10.0, whole genome shotgun sequence and contains:
- the LOC116407814 gene encoding uromodulin-like, which produces MNIFMILLSALPVAISLQINLNNEQIFQDRTVIQLLEKKVGLSKETRQDISPTLSCGSTYTEVTFQKSELLAWNVDIPNIRLKYSTCAELLHSSDTVTVRWQNGMAECRNIITKTDDMVTYGNTIHLVPDASQVIYREEIFVNVKCSYPLNMNVSLETGLMPDLSKLYMDIDGNGQITVAMALYKDPGYSTPYEEPFVKISTKSKLYVGVFIEENQSLFHIVLKNCFATPTNNIYHPTKYFIIEDGCPNTNDGTVSVAANGIASEAQFSVQMFEFIGGYMTVFLHCEVYLCEKNLLCSPTCPRTGLRSETLETQNTLRVGPIVIQERNSGTGTCLSKLTFAAFLIAFYFYIK